From a single Calothrix sp. NIES-2098 genomic region:
- a CDS encoding ABC-1 domain-containing protein: protein MSFLPGDSVNNQRYATNMEKGYSDKAYRWNRENYSSRRRFVDIWSFVLTLMFKLWRYNKAWSYPGGITEAKQAARRKAQAVWIRNTLLDLGPTFIKVGQLFSTRADIFPIEYVEELAKLQDKVPAFSYEQVEAIIQQELGKKIPELFQNFDPIPLAAASLGQVHKAVLYTGEAVVVKVQRPGLKKLFEIDLQILKGIARYFQNHPKWGRGRDWIGIYEECCRILWEEIDYLSEGRNADTFRRNFRGYDWVKVPRIHWRYTSSRVLTLEYLPGIKISQYEALEAAGLDRKEIARHGAQAYLIQLLNNGFFHADPHPGNIAVSPNGDLIFYDFGMMGRIKSNIREGLMETLFGIAQKDGDRVVQSLIDLGAIAPVEDMGPVRRSVQYMLDNFMDKPFENQSVAAISDDLYEIAYNQPFRFPATFTFVMRAFSTLEGVGKGLDPEFNFMEVAKPYAMQLMTNMNGDQSNSFLNELSRQAVQVSTTAFGLPRRLEDTLEKLERGDMRMRVRSLETERLLRRQSNIQIGISYALLISGFTLSGTILLVNHYVFLAVLTGLIAAAIAVLLIRLLLRLERADRMY from the coding sequence GTGTCTTTTCTTCCAGGTGATTCGGTGAACAACCAACGGTACGCAACAAATATGGAAAAAGGTTATTCAGACAAGGCATACCGTTGGAATCGGGAAAATTATTCTAGCAGACGGCGCTTTGTAGATATTTGGTCTTTTGTGTTGACCTTGATGTTCAAGCTTTGGCGATACAACAAAGCTTGGAGTTATCCAGGCGGAATCACCGAGGCCAAACAAGCTGCAAGGCGTAAAGCGCAAGCTGTCTGGATTCGTAATACCTTGCTCGATTTAGGGCCTACCTTTATTAAAGTTGGGCAGTTATTTTCTACCCGTGCTGATATCTTTCCAATCGAATATGTCGAAGAACTGGCAAAGTTACAAGACAAAGTACCCGCCTTTAGCTACGAGCAAGTAGAGGCAATTATTCAGCAAGAATTAGGTAAGAAAATTCCGGAGCTTTTCCAGAATTTTGACCCTATTCCTTTAGCAGCTGCTAGTTTAGGGCAAGTCCACAAAGCTGTGCTTTATACTGGCGAAGCTGTGGTTGTGAAAGTTCAGCGTCCCGGACTGAAAAAGCTATTTGAAATTGATTTACAAATTCTTAAGGGAATTGCCCGTTATTTCCAAAATCATCCCAAATGGGGTCGAGGAAGAGATTGGATCGGAATTTACGAAGAATGTTGTCGAATTCTCTGGGAAGAAATTGATTACTTAAGTGAAGGACGTAACGCTGATACTTTTCGGCGTAACTTTCGTGGCTACGACTGGGTAAAAGTACCGAGAATTCATTGGCGTTACACTTCTTCGCGAGTGCTGACTTTGGAATATCTCCCAGGTATTAAAATTAGCCAATACGAAGCTTTAGAAGCTGCAGGTTTGGATCGCAAAGAAATAGCTCGTCATGGTGCCCAAGCATACTTAATTCAGCTGCTGAATAATGGCTTTTTCCACGCCGATCCTCACCCCGGAAATATTGCTGTCAGCCCAAATGGCGATTTGATATTTTACGATTTCGGGATGATGGGGCGGATTAAATCCAATATCCGCGAAGGGCTGATGGAAACCCTGTTTGGAATCGCCCAAAAAGATGGCGATCGCGTTGTGCAATCTTTGATCGATTTGGGAGCGATCGCACCAGTAGAAGACATGGGGCCAGTCCGGCGTTCCGTCCAGTATATGCTGGATAATTTCATGGATAAGCCCTTTGAAAATCAATCAGTGGCCGCCATCAGTGACGACCTGTATGAAATAGCATATAATCAACCATTTAGATTTCCCGCAACCTTCACTTTTGTGATGCGAGCTTTTTCCACTCTTGAGGGAGTTGGCAAAGGCTTAGATCCAGAATTTAATTTTATGGAAGTTGCCAAACCCTACGCAATGCAGCTTATGACCAATATGAATGGTGACCAGAGCAATAGCTTCCTCAATGAATTAAGTCGCCAAGCAGTTCAGGTCAGTACAACTGCTTTTGGTTTACCACGTAGATTAGAAGATACACTAGAAAAGCTAGAGCGCGGCGATATGCGTATGCGTGTCCGTTCTCTAGAAACAGAACGTTTGCTGAGACGGCAAAGCAATATTCAAATCGGAATTAGTTACGCTTTGCTTATCAGTGGATTTACGCTTTCAGGCACCATTTTATTGGTGAATCATTATGTATTCTTAGCAGTTTTGACTGGTTTAATTGCAGCCGCGATCGCAGTCCTACTCATCAGATTACTTTTACGTCTTGAACGTGCTGACCGTATGTATTAA
- a CDS encoding transcriptional regulator, with amino-acid sequence MLVQEESKLIGSVAKESGVPIKTIRYYEELRLLKSSGRTEGGFKLFNTDVLARLHFIKRAQSLGLSLAEIKEFLNVHDEGELPCEHIKTKLEDKVQAIDEQIQQLLILRQDLERLLSAWEIQPETYHSTICPIIT; translated from the coding sequence ATGCTAGTTCAAGAAGAATCAAAACTGATTGGTTCAGTTGCCAAAGAAAGTGGCGTACCAATCAAAACCATTCGCTACTATGAGGAGCTTAGACTACTCAAATCATCAGGCAGAACCGAGGGCGGATTTAAATTATTTAATACTGATGTTTTAGCTCGCCTGCATTTTATTAAACGCGCCCAAAGCCTGGGTTTATCTTTAGCCGAAATCAAAGAATTTTTGAATGTTCATGATGAGGGAGAATTACCTTGTGAACATATAAAAACTAAGCTAGAGGATAAGGTACAAGCGATTGATGAACAGATTCAACAGTTACTCATTCTGCGGCAAGATTTAGAAAGACTGCTTTCAGCCTGGGAAATTCAACCAGAAACCTATCATTCAACAATTTGTCCTATTATTACTTGA
- a CDS encoding Hydrophobe/amphiphile efflux-1 HAE1 — translation MFANFFIKRPVFAIACALVMLMVGIISIPLLPVEQYPDISPVQINVTANYIGASAQVVEDTVTTVLERQINGVEGLKYITSTSSSDGTSNIVVTFDQGYDIDTAAADVQNRVLLAEPKLPEVVRQTGVSVTKQSSGIVLAMALYSEGDKYDDTFISNYADLYVLDRLRRIKGVGNIATFGDRRYAMRLWLDPTQLANRKLTTEDVINALNQQNLQLGIGSIGQPPAPNGQMYQIELQTQGRLKEADEFENMVIKASTDGTLVKLKDVGRAELGAENYSSFARYSGHVAVGYQILQIPGSNALNIANAVKAEMEQIAKDFPPGLKYEFPYDSSLFVEASRQEVVKNLLESIVLVVLVIFVFLQDWRTTLIPAITIPVSLIGTFAFVKVFDFSLNSLTLFGLTLGSGMVVDDAIIIVEQINRFIQSKRMNPRQAASESMKELFGAVIATSLVLMAMFIPVGFFPGTTGQLYKQFALTIAFSIVLSTFIAITLTPALAAILLRKTQKPRGLLGWIFAAINWLLDWMQKGYQQILRLLINFKIVVVVLFIASLVWTGWLYLRVPTAFLPEEDQGYFINLMQGPDGTSLNYTREVAKQAEKTLLKIPEIQGTFAMGGVGFSGNTPNRGLIFAPLKSWDVRKTAEQTASAIVNQARGGLSAIKDAAVFAVNPPTIQSLGSVGGFVFQLQDRGDRNNSDINNLVKISHDLIGKANQTPGLQGVFSTYTANAPQLLIEVDREKAEALQVPVRDIFSTLQTFIGSRYVNDFNAFGRTYRVYVQADQQFRANPEDIGQLYVRSGRGEMISLSSLVKVTPTTGPQTINHYNLYRSIEINGAAAPGFSSGQAIEAMKNLAANVLPKNMSYEWSGITLEELESGGQAPIIFGLGIFFVFLVLAAQYNNFVDPLIILLSVPLAVLGALLAQSWRGLYNDVYCQVGLVMLIGLASKNAILIVEFANQLREQGFSITKAALKASGERLRPIIMTAISTLLGTWPLAAATGAGSASRQSLGTAVFGGMFVATFLSLFVVPILYIVITQIRLRFASVPKAKYPAGELAK, via the coding sequence ATGTTTGCGAATTTTTTTATCAAGCGACCTGTATTTGCGATCGCCTGCGCTTTAGTAATGCTCATGGTAGGTATAATCAGTATTCCGCTACTACCAGTAGAGCAGTACCCAGATATCAGCCCCGTACAAATCAATGTCACCGCTAATTATATTGGTGCTAGCGCCCAAGTTGTAGAAGATACAGTTACAACAGTTCTAGAACGACAAATTAATGGTGTCGAAGGCTTGAAATATATCACTTCAACTAGCAGCAGTGACGGTACTAGTAACATCGTCGTTACTTTTGATCAAGGGTATGACATTGATACTGCTGCGGCTGATGTGCAGAATCGAGTCTTGCTTGCAGAACCAAAATTGCCAGAAGTTGTCCGACAAACAGGCGTTTCTGTCACAAAGCAATCGAGTGGTATTGTCTTAGCGATGGCTTTATATAGTGAAGGCGATAAGTACGATGATACTTTTATTAGTAACTACGCCGACCTTTATGTTTTAGACCGCCTCAGACGCATCAAAGGTGTAGGTAACATTGCGACTTTTGGCGATCGCCGCTATGCGATGCGCTTATGGCTTGACCCGACTCAACTGGCTAATCGCAAGCTTACGACAGAGGATGTAATTAACGCCCTTAACCAACAAAACTTACAGTTAGGTATCGGTAGTATTGGACAGCCACCCGCACCAAATGGGCAAATGTATCAAATTGAGTTGCAAACCCAAGGGCGGTTAAAAGAAGCTGACGAATTTGAAAACATGGTCATCAAAGCGAGTACAGATGGCACACTTGTCAAGCTTAAAGATGTTGGTCGTGCTGAACTGGGGGCAGAAAATTATAGTTCCTTTGCTCGCTATAGTGGTCACGTTGCTGTTGGCTATCAAATCCTGCAAATTCCTGGGAGCAATGCTTTAAACATTGCCAATGCGGTAAAAGCCGAAATGGAGCAAATTGCAAAGGACTTTCCACCTGGTTTGAAATATGAATTTCCCTATGATTCTTCACTATTTGTCGAAGCGTCTCGCCAAGAAGTTGTCAAAAATTTATTGGAATCAATTGTGCTGGTTGTTTTAGTAATTTTTGTTTTCTTACAAGACTGGCGCACTACCCTCATTCCCGCAATTACAATTCCGGTTTCTTTAATTGGGACGTTTGCCTTTGTAAAGGTTTTCGATTTTTCACTTAACAGCTTGACTTTGTTTGGTTTGACTTTAGGGTCGGGGATGGTGGTAGACGATGCAATCATCATTGTCGAACAAATTAACCGCTTTATCCAGAGTAAAAGGATGAATCCGCGCCAAGCGGCTAGCGAATCAATGAAAGAACTGTTTGGGGCGGTCATTGCCACATCCCTCGTACTCATGGCTATGTTTATTCCTGTGGGATTCTTCCCTGGAACAACGGGACAACTATATAAACAATTTGCACTGACGATCGCTTTCTCAATTGTACTTTCGACTTTTATTGCTATTACCTTAACTCCTGCTTTGGCAGCTATATTGTTGCGGAAAACTCAAAAACCACGCGGTTTACTAGGCTGGATTTTTGCAGCGATTAATTGGTTACTTGACTGGATGCAAAAAGGGTATCAACAAATTCTCCGGTTGCTGATCAACTTTAAAATCGTTGTTGTGGTACTGTTTATTGCATCTTTGGTTTGGACAGGCTGGCTGTACCTGCGCGTTCCGACAGCATTTTTACCAGAAGAAGACCAAGGTTATTTTATTAATTTAATGCAGGGGCCAGATGGCACTTCTCTCAATTACACCCGTGAAGTTGCGAAGCAAGCAGAAAAAACACTGCTGAAAATCCCAGAGATTCAAGGTACTTTTGCAATGGGTGGTGTGGGTTTTAGTGGTAATACTCCCAACCGAGGCTTGATATTTGCACCGCTAAAATCTTGGGATGTCCGAAAAACAGCCGAACAAACTGCATCAGCAATTGTTAATCAAGCTAGAGGTGGGTTGTCAGCAATTAAAGACGCAGCCGTGTTTGCGGTAAATCCTCCGACTATTCAAAGTTTAGGGAGTGTGGGTGGTTTTGTGTTTCAGCTGCAAGATAGAGGAGACAGAAATAACAGTGATATCAATAATTTAGTCAAAATTAGCCACGATTTAATCGGCAAAGCTAATCAAACACCAGGACTGCAAGGAGTATTCAGTACCTACACCGCTAATGCACCACAGTTACTTATTGAAGTAGATCGAGAAAAAGCCGAAGCCTTACAAGTCCCTGTTAGAGATATTTTTAGCACATTGCAGACTTTCATCGGTTCGCGCTACGTCAACGACTTTAATGCTTTTGGTCGCACTTACCGAGTCTATGTCCAAGCAGATCAACAGTTTCGCGCTAACCCAGAAGATATTGGACAACTATATGTGCGTTCCGGGCGGGGTGAGATGATTTCCCTCAGTAGTTTGGTGAAGGTTACGCCAACCACCGGGCCGCAAACAATTAACCACTATAACCTGTATCGATCAATAGAAATCAATGGTGCAGCCGCTCCTGGTTTCAGTTCTGGACAAGCAATAGAAGCCATGAAAAATTTAGCCGCTAATGTTTTGCCAAAAAACATGAGCTACGAATGGTCGGGTATTACCTTAGAAGAATTAGAGTCTGGTGGTCAAGCACCAATTATTTTTGGTCTAGGAATTTTCTTTGTTTTCTTAGTGCTAGCTGCTCAATACAATAACTTCGTAGACCCTTTGATTATTTTATTGTCAGTTCCCTTAGCCGTTTTAGGAGCATTGTTAGCTCAATCATGGCGCGGCTTATATAACGATGTTTATTGCCAGGTTGGATTAGTCATGTTAATTGGTTTAGCTAGTAAAAATGCAATTTTAATTGTTGAATTTGCTAACCAATTACGCGAACAAGGGTTTTCGATTACTAAAGCAGCCTTGAAAGCTTCTGGCGAACGCTTACGACCAATTATCATGACTGCTATTTCTACTCTACTAGGAACTTGGCCGCTTGCTGCCGCTACAGGCGCAGGTTCAGCTAGCCGACAATCTCTTGGTACGGCTGTCTTTGGTGGAATGTTTGTTGCAACTTTCTTGAGTTTGTTTGTAGTACCTATCCTGTATATCGTCATTACCCAGATTCGCCTGCGATTTGCAAGTGTACCAAAGGCTAAATATCCAGCAGGTGAATTAGCCAAATAA
- a CDS encoding secretion protein HlyD translates to MNPLENQTPILDLDDDFETELQLPHSKRPWLWLLLTLLLAGGSIAVWRVLTPSQKPPVATAAAPAGVKVKLSSLQTSTVEQSSNFIANLRSHRSVTLRPRIQGQIGQIFVRSGDEVKAGTPILQIDAEEQKAAVSGMNAAAMAARSQLENAKATLKSIEAERLSKQADVKLNELDYQRYSYLAAEGAISRQTQDQYANKLATAKASLNAIDAQIQAQKAAISQAEKAVQQAQAATKQQQVQLKYYKITAPFAGKVGDIPIKIGDFVDTSTGLATITENQTLEVNISVPVQQATRLRPGMTLQLIDERGKNLGSSRIFFIAPNTANDTQSVLVKSLFDNSRRQLRADQFVKAKVIWDKRPGVLIPTSTVIRLAGETFVYVAESSPKRSQLVARLKPVELGSIQGNQYQVVKGLTAGEKIVVSGLLNLRDGAPIIPEP, encoded by the coding sequence ATGAACCCCTTGGAAAATCAAACTCCTATTCTAGATTTAGACGATGATTTTGAGACTGAATTACAGTTACCACACTCAAAAAGACCTTGGCTTTGGCTATTGCTCACTCTACTATTAGCAGGTGGAAGTATTGCCGTTTGGCGTGTGCTTACTCCCAGTCAAAAACCCCCAGTAGCGACAGCTGCTGCACCTGCTGGCGTAAAAGTAAAATTATCATCGCTACAAACCAGCACAGTTGAACAAAGTTCAAATTTTATTGCTAACCTGCGATCGCATCGTTCAGTTACTCTCCGTCCCAGAATTCAAGGACAGATTGGTCAGATTTTTGTGAGATCCGGCGATGAGGTAAAAGCAGGTACACCAATTCTGCAAATAGATGCGGAAGAACAAAAAGCAGCAGTTAGCGGTATGAATGCGGCTGCAATGGCGGCGCGATCGCAACTCGAAAATGCAAAAGCAACTCTCAAATCTATAGAAGCTGAACGTTTATCCAAACAAGCTGATGTCAAGCTAAACGAGTTGGACTACCAAAGGTACTCTTACCTGGCTGCGGAAGGTGCGATATCTCGTCAGACTCAGGATCAATACGCTAACAAACTAGCTACAGCTAAAGCCAGTTTGAATGCAATTGATGCCCAAATCCAAGCCCAAAAAGCTGCGATTTCTCAAGCCGAAAAAGCCGTACAGCAAGCTCAAGCAGCTACCAAGCAACAACAAGTCCAGTTGAAATACTACAAAATTACTGCTCCCTTTGCTGGCAAAGTAGGCGACATACCCATCAAAATCGGTGATTTTGTTGATACTTCGACAGGATTAGCAACTATCACCGAAAATCAAACTCTAGAAGTTAATATCTCCGTACCAGTTCAGCAAGCAACCCGATTGCGTCCAGGAATGACATTACAGTTAATTGACGAACGGGGTAAAAATCTCGGAAGCAGTCGCATATTTTTCATCGCTCCCAACACAGCCAACGATACGCAGTCAGTCTTAGTAAAATCACTGTTTGATAATTCCCGCAGACAGTTGCGAGCCGACCAATTTGTTAAAGCTAAAGTGATTTGGGACAAGCGCCCAGGAGTATTAATTCCCACTTCAACCGTCATCCGTTTGGCTGGAGAAACTTTTGTTTATGTAGCTGAATCATCACCCAAGCGATCGCAGTTAGTAGCAAGGCTCAAACCCGTAGAGCTAGGTAGTATCCAAGGTAACCAGTATCAAGTGGTGAAAGGGTTAACCGCAGGCGAGAAAATTGTTGTTTCCGGTTTGCTCAATTTAAGAGATGGCGCACCTATTATTCCTGAACCTTAG
- a CDS encoding transcriptional regulator yields MLAQAEAKQIGVVAKESGVPIKTIRYYEELGLLKSSGRTEGGFRLFKSDVLERLHFIKRAQSLGLSLSEIKEFLNVHDEGELPCEHIKTKLEDKVKAIDEQIQQLLILRQELSGLLSGWEIKPDDSHSTICPIIEHE; encoded by the coding sequence ATGTTAGCTCAAGCAGAAGCAAAACAGATTGGTGTAGTTGCCAAAGAAAGCGGAGTACCAATTAAAACTATTCGTTACTATGAAGAACTTGGTCTACTCAAATCATCAGGAAGAACCGAAGGCGGATTTAGATTATTTAAGTCTGATGTTTTGGAGCGACTACACTTTATTAAACGCGCTCAAAGTTTAGGATTAAGCTTATCAGAGATTAAGGAATTTTTAAATGTTCATGATGAAGGAGAATTACCTTGTGAGCATATCAAAACTAAACTAGAAGATAAGGTAAAAGCTATTGATGAACAAATTCAGCAATTACTGATTTTGAGACAAGAATTATCAGGGTTGCTTTCTGGTTGGGAAATCAAGCCTGATGATTCTCATTCCACTATTTGTCCAATTATTGAACATGAATAA